The genomic DNA GACTGACTCCGGCACAGATGGAAAACCAGATGGAACCCGTGTACACGCCACTGCGTAAAATCCACCTGTATCACTGCGACCACCGCGGCCTGCCGCTGGCGTTGATACAGACCGATGGCGGAATCGCGTGGAGTGCAGAATACGATGAATGGGGCAACATGTTGCGGGAAGATAACCCGGATGATCTGGAGCAACTTATCCGTTTGCCAGGGCAACAGTACGATAAAGAGACGGGGCTGCACTATAACCGTCACCGGTATTATGACCCAACGCAGGGTCGGTATATTACTCAGGATCCTATCGGGTTGAGGGGGGGATGGAACCCTTATACGTATCCATTGAATCCTATCCAATTTGTAGATCCATTAGGCTTAGCTCAAGTTTGTTCAAGACCTCTCAAAGGTTCGCGAGGTATTAGAACAAATGGCATGACAGGTCTTGATCTTGGCGTTTTCCATGCACACATATTCTTCGATGATGGTACTAATATCGGCTTCGGGGGTGATAGTGGGTTATTTAGTGAGCCTAAAACTAATGATTACACCTGTAATAAAGAAAAATATAATGATGATATAATGAAAAAAGCAGTCGAGATAGTCAAAAACGAACCAGATAATTTATTGTTTCCGGAAGGAAGTAAGCAATATGGAAATGATAACTATAACTTCATAGTGAATAACTGTCAGGACTTTGTAAGCGATGTTCTGGATGAGTACAAAAAATTAGAAGGTGCGAAACAATGAGCCGTTTTCTAGTAAAAATTGTTATCGCTGATATATTTATATTATCAATTCAGGCGGCATTGCTACTTTATCGTCCATTTTATTCACAGAGAAATAATTTAATATCTGATTTGTTTATTCATTTAATTTTTACTATGAAAAATGATATTATACTCTTTTTAAACCTGCCTTTATTGATTTTTTTGTATTACGCATTATTTTTTTTAACACATAAAATGGATGGTTTGATACTGAGATTATCCCTGTTGGGAATTTTAAATTTTATTATTCTGTATTGTATTTCTTGGATTGAAATGCTTCTTTTAATAGCAAATGACGTTAGGGGATAGAAGTACGAATACGGTATGTGGAGACAGTGAAGCAAACCGGACGTGACTTGCGCAGTGCGGCAGACGCCGGAACAGATACAAAACCAGATGGAGCCGGACTACATGCCGCAGAGAAAACTCCACCTGTATCACTGCGACCACCGCGGCCTGCCGCTGGCGTTGATACAGACCGACGGCGGAATCGCGTGGAGTGCAGAATACGATGAATGGGGCAACATGTTGCGGGAAGATAACCCGGATGATCTGGAGCAACTTATCCGTTTGCTAGGGCAACAGTACGATAAAGAGACGGGGCTGCACTATAACCGTCACCGGTATTATGACCCAACGCAGGGTCGGTATATTACTCAGGATCCTATCGGGTTGAAGGGGGGATGGAATCTGTACTTATATCTGCTAAATCCAGTGACAGGTATCGATCCGTTGGGATTATCAGGTTGGGATTCCATTGGGAATGGTGGTCTTAGGGAAATATGTCAACAGGCTGGTTCAGCAGTGGTTTATTTACCACAGGAAGAAGCTATGAGTACAATACATAACATGGAAAATATGCATAACGCATACAACCCACTATCTGAATATGTTTTCGGGATATCAGCAGGTTCAGCTATTGCTGGTTTAACCGGTACGAGTTTTGGTGTAGCGACTGTAGCAGAAAAGGGTTCTGCATGTATTAAAGATGTGGCTGAATCCATGATAAAAGATAGAGAAAGGGACCCAACTAATTTGGCATTAACTTGTGTAAAAAGCTTTATAAATGAAGGAAACTCAAGCTTTCAGGGAAAAGCATCCGGCTATCTTATAGACTCTCTTTTTTCTTATAAACAAAAGCAGTAAACACTGCCATTAACAATATAAATTAAAATCGAAATAGTTCTTAATAACAAAAGAGAGAGATGACATGAAAAAAAACCTATCAATAATAGCATCTATAATAATCATTATATCTGCAGTTATTATCACTTCTTTTTGCCATTCAGATAGCGATATGAAAAGATTGAACGAAAATAGCGAATTAATAGTTCTAAAAAAATTAGCAACGCAGGGTGATGTGAAAGCACAAACAGCATTAGGATTTGCTTATGGAAATGGTAATGGTACAGCACGCAATTACATAAAAGCGAAATATTGGTATGAAAAAGCAGCGCAGCAAGATTACGCACCGGCGCAATTCAACTTAGGCCTTTTATATGAAAATGGCTGGACTGGAAACAATGACTTTATATTAGCAAGAGAGTATTACCGCAAAGCGGCAAACCAAGGCTTTGTTAATGCTCAAATAAATTTGGCAACTCTTTTTATAAATGGCAAAGGAGGAGAAGTCGATTATTATCAAGCGAGGGAACTTTTTCTGAAAGCTGCCGAATCCAATAATCCTGTTGCCATGTATAATTTGGGTTATATTTATAATTATGGACTGGGACTCCATAGAGATGATGTTCAGGCTGTAAAGTGGTATAGTCAAGCAGCAGATCTTGGTTCAATGAGTGCAAGAAATTCGCTTGCTCTATTCTATGCAAAAGGTTTAGGCAATCTTCCAGTCGATAAAACCAAGGCGTTGAAGCTAATAAGTACTTCTGCCTGCCAGGGTTACTCGGTAGCCCAAAATAATTTAGGTATATTGTATTTCGATGGCACAGATGAATTACCAAAAGATTATCTGCAATCCTACGCTTGGTTTTCAGTGGCTTTTCATAATGGTTTTAAAGAAGCAGGAGATTTACGAAACATAATTATGAAAAAATTAAAGGGACAGGAAATTGAAAAAGCTAAAGAACTTTCTAACCAATATATTAAAAATTACGCTCCTTCGCTTAATATGGATGGTACAGATAAAGAGTGTGAGGACTTACAATAAAAGTTAGTGCCGTATCATTGCAATAAATCACTTTTAACTTGTGAGGTTAATGCCTTAAATCAAATATGGAATGATGGTGATTGTAGCTTTAGCGATACATATATCGCAACTGAGGTAGGGATTCTAACTGAAGGTCGAGGCTTGATAGCCACAACAGGTAGAAATATTGCTGGATATTCAATCAGCGATATGATTAAAGGAACACTCAAACAGCACAGGGTATTGTTTCAACAATACTTGGTTCAGTATTCGGCTATGGAACAGGAAAGAGTTTAGGGGCCGTAACTAATGGGACTGTCGCAACAGCAGGTGGTGGGGATCATCACCCTGAACGACGTGATGACCACGCTGATGGACGACCTGGTCGGTCAGGGACTGGAAGAGCAGAAGAAAGGCGCCGCGTAAGGCCACCGCTTAAACATTAACGGCTCCCTATGGGAGCCGTTTTTATTTTATAAACTACTGCATAGCACAGCTGCTGGTTACGCCATCTCCGTTTGCAGACGCATAACCTGACGGTTGACTTCAGACATCACAGAGAGATGCTGTTTGTCCTTCACCTTCGGGATAAGGATTTTGCCCTTATCAAATTCGAAAGCCCCAACGTCCTTGATGTACAACCGTCCACGGAACAGGATCTTCACGTACTTCGCCACCTGAAGCGGGTTGTAGCGTTGGAAAATTTTCATTCTTTTCTCTCCTGCAGTATTGCGCTCCTGTGGTACCACAATCGGTCCAACGTGTCGGTGCGCAAAATTTAAAGCTCTTGAACTATAGTTCATAACCGGGAAGTTACCCAGTATGTATAAGTTTATTTACCTTTTGATTACAGTAATTCAGAATTTTCGTTTCAGCCATACGCAGAAGGCAGTATAAGTCTTCGTTTTTTCTCATATATGTGCGTTCACCCACAAACTGGCATCGGGTTTGCGGGTAAAGCGGCAAAATCGCATTTATGATTACTGTTCGGACCAAGTGGTCGGATCACCTGCATAAAATAAGGAAACCCCATGACCCTACGTAAGCTGATGGCGCTTTCGTGCCTTTTACTGCCGCTGATGGCCTCCGCACATGATTTTCAGGAGGGGCAGCGCGTCCCGCCAGTGGGGATTGCTGACCGCGGTGAGCTCATACTTGATAAGGATCAGTTTAGCTATAAAACCTGGAATAGCGCGCAGTTGCCTGGAAAAGTGCGCGTGGTGCAGCACATCGCCGGTCGCACCTCGGCAAAAGAGAAAAATGCTGCGCTGATTGAAGCGATCAAAGCGGCGAAATTCCCTCACGATCGCTATCAAACCACCACTATCGTAAACACCGATGATGCGATCCCCGGCTCCGGCATGTTTGTGCGCAGCAGCCTCGAGAGCAATAAAAAGCTCTATCCGTGGTCGCAGTTTATCGTCGACAGCAATGGCGCCGCGCGTAAGGCCTGGCAACTGGATGAAGAGAGCTCGGCTATCGCGGTGCTGGATAAAGACGGTCGCGTGGCGTGGGCAAAAGACGGTGCGCTGACGCAGGATGAGGTGCAGCAGGTGATTGCCCTGCTGCACAAGCTGCTGAAAGATTAATAAATAGAGACTCTGAAGCCGGGGTTGAGGAACGATTCACGCGGGGTGTAATCCAGCGGTTTCCCTTGCCAGTCGTGAACGTGCGCCCCGGCGGCAGCGGCGACTGCGTGCCCGGCGGCAGTATCCCAGACATTGGTCGGCCCGAAGCGCGGGTACAGTTGCGCCTGCCCTTCCGCCACCAGGCAAAACTTCAGCGATGAACCAATCGACGTGGTCTGGTGATCGCCCAGTTGTTGCAAATATTCCTTCAGTTCGCCATCGGCGTGCGAGCGGCTGATCACCACCAGCGGCGGCCTGGCGTCACGCACCTGAATCTGCTTGCGCACGCCGCACTCTTCTTTCCATGCCTTGCCGTCGGCGGCGCTGTACATCATCTTCATCACCGGGGCATATACCACGCCTAACACCGCTTTCCCTTTATCAATCAACGCGATATTGACGGTAAATTCGCCATTGCGTTTGATAAATTCTTTGGTGCCATCAAGCGGATCGACCAGCCAGTAGCGCTGCCAGTGCTGACGCACGTCCCAGGCCGGAGGATCTTCTTCCGACAGCACCGGGATTTCCGGCGTCAGCGCCTGCAGCCCTTTCAGGATCACCGCGTGAGCCGCGATATCCGCCGCCGTCACCGGGGAGTCGTCCTGCTTGCTGGCGAGTTCCATCGGTTGTTTTCCGTCGTACACCTGCATAATGGCGTCGCCTGCCTCCCGTGCAAGCTGGCAAATTTTATCTAACATACCCACCTCTCGTGGTCGCGTTTGCGTTAACTCATTGTTTTAGTTATATCGTATCGCGGCGAAATCCGCTATCTGTGAGACGTTGCCAGTTTCCTGACTTTCTTTTATGGCAAGATTCACAGTTCTGTAAGCAACACGCTGTAATTACATTTATTTCTGCCGATCAGATCAACAAAAGGATGCCTCTGATGATTAAGTTTAGCGCAACGCTCCTGGCGACGCTGATTGCCGCCAGCGTACAGGCCGCCACCGTGGATCTCCGCATCATGGAAACCACGGATTTGCATAGCAATATGATGGACTTCGATTATTACAAAGACAGTGCGACGGAAAAATTCGGACTGGTACGTACTGCCAGCCTGATTAACGCCGCCCGTGGCGAAGTGAAAAACAGCGTGCTGGTGGATAACGGCGACTTAATTCAGGGCAGCCCGCTCGGCGATTACATGGCCGCAAAAGGACTGAAAAAGGGCGATGTCCATCCGGTTTATCAGGCGATGAACACGCTGGATTACGCCATCGGCAACCTCGGTAACCATGAATTCAATTACGGTCTCGACTACCTTCACAAGGCGCTGGCCGGCGCGAAATTCCCCTATGTGAACGCCAATATTATCGACGTAAAAACCGGTCAGCCGCTGTTCACGCCGTACCTGATCAAAGAGACGCCGGTGCAGGACAGTGACGGCAAAACGCAGACCCTGCGTATCGGCTACATCGGTTTTGTGCCGCCACAGATCATGACCTGGGATAAAGCCAATCTCGACGGTAAAGTGACGGTAAACGACATCACCGAAACGGCGCGCAAATACGTACCCGAGATGCGGGCGAAAGGCGCCGATCTGGTGGTGGTGGTCGCCCACTCAGGCCTCTCTGCCGATCCTTACCAGACGATGGCAGAAAACTCGTTGTACTACCTGAGCCGCGTTCCCGGCGTTGACGCCATTCTGTTTGGTCATGCGCATGCGGTATTCCCGGGAAAAGACTTCGCCAGCATCAAGGGCGTGGACGTCGATAAGGGGCTTTTGAACGGCATTCCGGCGGTGATGCCGGGTATGTGGGGCGATCACCTCGGGGTTGTCGATCTGGCGCTGAACAACGACAGCGGCAAATGGCAGGTGACGCAGGCGAAAGCCGAAGCGCGGCCGATTTACGACGCGGTGGGCAAGAAGTCACTGGCGGCAGAAGACGCTGACTTAGTGAAAATCCTCAAGCCTTCCCACGACGGCACCCGCGAGTTCGTCAGCAAACCGATCGGCAAAGCGGCCGACAACATGTACAGCTATCTGGCGCTGGTGCAGGACGATCCGACCGTGCAGGTGGTGAACATGGCGCAGAAGGCCTACGTCGAGCATTTCATTCAGG from Trabulsiella odontotermitis includes the following:
- a CDS encoding bifunctional 2',3'-cyclic-nucleotide 2'-phosphodiesterase/3'-nucleotidase, with protein sequence MIKFSATLLATLIAASVQAATVDLRIMETTDLHSNMMDFDYYKDSATEKFGLVRTASLINAARGEVKNSVLVDNGDLIQGSPLGDYMAAKGLKKGDVHPVYQAMNTLDYAIGNLGNHEFNYGLDYLHKALAGAKFPYVNANIIDVKTGQPLFTPYLIKETPVQDSDGKTQTLRIGYIGFVPPQIMTWDKANLDGKVTVNDITETARKYVPEMRAKGADLVVVVAHSGLSADPYQTMAENSLYYLSRVPGVDAILFGHAHAVFPGKDFASIKGVDVDKGLLNGIPAVMPGMWGDHLGVVDLALNNDSGKWQVTQAKAEARPIYDAVGKKSLAAEDADLVKILKPSHDGTREFVSKPIGKAADNMYSYLALVQDDPTVQVVNMAQKAYVEHFIQGDPDLAKLPVLSAAAPFKVGGRKNDPASFVEVEKGQLTFRNAADLYLYPNTLIVVKASGKEVKAWLECSAGQFNQIDPTSSKPQSLINWDDFRTYNFDVIDGVNYQIDVTQPARYDGECQTINANAERIKNLTYNGKPIDPNATFLVATNNYRAYGGKFAGTGDSHIAFASPDENRSVLAAWIGEQSKKNGEIHPAADNNWRLAPVHSSTPLDIRFETSPSAKAAAFIKANAQYPMKQVATDEIGFAVYQLDLSK
- a CDS encoding DUF1107 domain-containing protein — its product is MKIFQRYNPLQVAKYVKILFRGRLYIKDVGAFEFDKGKILIPKVKDKQHLSVMSEVNRQVMRLQTEMA
- a CDS encoding YtfJ family protein codes for the protein MTLRKLMALSCLLLPLMASAHDFQEGQRVPPVGIADRGELILDKDQFSYKTWNSAQLPGKVRVVQHIAGRTSAKEKNAALIEAIKAAKFPHDRYQTTTIVNTDDAIPGSGMFVRSSLESNKKLYPWSQFIVDSNGAARKAWQLDEESSAIAVLDKDGRVAWAKDGALTQDEVQQVIALLHKLLKD
- the cysQ gene encoding 3'(2'),5'-bisphosphate nucleotidase CysQ: MLDKICQLAREAGDAIMQVYDGKQPMELASKQDDSPVTAADIAAHAVILKGLQALTPEIPVLSEEDPPAWDVRQHWQRYWLVDPLDGTKEFIKRNGEFTVNIALIDKGKAVLGVVYAPVMKMMYSAADGKAWKEECGVRKQIQVRDARPPLVVISRSHADGELKEYLQQLGDHQTTSIGSSLKFCLVAEGQAQLYPRFGPTNVWDTAAGHAVAAAAGAHVHDWQGKPLDYTPRESFLNPGFRVSIY
- a CDS encoding tetratricopeptide repeat protein, with the translated sequence MKKNLSIIASIIIIISAVIITSFCHSDSDMKRLNENSELIVLKKLATQGDVKAQTALGFAYGNGNGTARNYIKAKYWYEKAAQQDYAPAQFNLGLLYENGWTGNNDFILAREYYRKAANQGFVNAQINLATLFINGKGGEVDYYQARELFLKAAESNNPVAMYNLGYIYNYGLGLHRDDVQAVKWYSQAADLGSMSARNSLALFYAKGLGNLPVDKTKALKLISTSACQGYSVAQNNLGILYFDGTDELPKDYLQSYAWFSVAFHNGFKEAGDLRNIIMKKLKGQEIEKAKELSNQYIKNYAPSLNMDGTDKECEDLQ